In one Nicotiana tomentosiformis chromosome 6, ASM39032v3, whole genome shotgun sequence genomic region, the following are encoded:
- the LOC104116258 gene encoding uncharacterized protein isoform X2 translates to MLVLERLAGVKIVAQGGYPEAERCRLSVGHPDALTSDPDIVSALSISGNFSFQPCSHGDFLGAILGTGIVRNKLGDILLQGEKGAHVLVVPELSDFILSALDKVGNVSVSCKKIPLLALEYEPPRTKSLKSVEASLRLDAVASAGFKVSRTKMASLISNGDVRVNWTTVTKSNTTIKTGDIISVSGEGRLKIGEINSTRKGKFAVELIRYL, encoded by the exons ATGCTAGTCTTAGAAAGGTTAGCCGGCGTTAAGATCGTTGCACAGGGAGGATACCCAGAG GCTGAACGTTGCCGTCTCTCAGTTGGGCATCCAGATGCATTAACAAGTGATCCAGATATTGTCTCAGCCTTGAG TATTTCAGGGAACTTTTCATTTCAACCTTGTTCTCACGGTGATTTCCTTGGTGCAATCCTTGGTACGGGGATAGTAAGGAATAAGCTGGGAGATATACTCTTGCAG GGTGAAAAGGGAGCTCATGTTCTTGTTGTTCCAGAACTTTCTGACTTCATTTTATCAGCATTGGACAAG GTTGGAAATGTTTCTGTCTCTTGCAAGAAGATTCCATTGCTAGCCCTTGAATATGAACCACCAAG GACCAAGTCCTTAAAATCCGTTGAGGCATCACTGAGACTTGATGCCGTAGCTAGTGCAGGATTCAAAGTTTCACGGACCAAAATGGCCAGTTTGATTAG TAATGGAGATGTTCGTGTCAATTGGACAACTGTGACAAAAAGCAATACTACCATTAAGACCGGAGATATCATATCAGTTAGTGGAGAAGGCAGACTTAAG ATTGGAGAAATAAACTCAACAAGGAAGGGAAAGTTTGCAGTTGAGCTCATTCGGTATTTGTAA
- the LOC104116258 gene encoding uncharacterized protein isoform X1 — MCALRVPTMAASGLASLPILRRVLPSLQSSRPTHAVKEIFYDRTLILLTPLRSSAFGICDLPQAIKGDTDVLLKGLGDKNTIEDVKRIVELAKRASLRREVLHTDFLTPPVLKESMLVLERLAGVKIVAQGGYPEAERCRLSVGHPDALTSDPDIVSALSISGNFSFQPCSHGDFLGAILGTGIVRNKLGDILLQGEKGAHVLVVPELSDFILSALDKVGNVSVSCKKIPLLALEYEPPRTKSLKSVEASLRLDAVASAGFKVSRTKMASLISNGDVRVNWTTVTKSNTTIKTGDIISVSGEGRLKIGEINSTRKGKFAVELIRYL, encoded by the exons ATGTGCGCACTACGAGTGCCGACCATGGCTGCCAGTGGCTTAGCCTCACTTCCGATTCTCAGAAGAGTACTTCCTTCACTCCAATCTTCTCGTCCCACTCATGCCGTCAAAGAGATCTTTTACGATAGAACCCTTATCCTACTAACACCTCTGCGCTCCTCAG CTTTTGGAATATGCGACCTACCACAGGCTATTAAGGGTGATACAGATGTTTTACTGAAAGGATTGGGAGACAAGAACACCATTGAAGATGTGAAACGTATTGTTGAACTG GCGAAACGGGCATCATTGAGACGAGAAGTTTTACATACTGACTTTCTAACCCCACCTGTTCTGAAGGAGTCAATGCTAGTCTTAGAAAGGTTAGCCGGCGTTAAGATCGTTGCACAGGGAGGATACCCAGAG GCTGAACGTTGCCGTCTCTCAGTTGGGCATCCAGATGCATTAACAAGTGATCCAGATATTGTCTCAGCCTTGAG TATTTCAGGGAACTTTTCATTTCAACCTTGTTCTCACGGTGATTTCCTTGGTGCAATCCTTGGTACGGGGATAGTAAGGAATAAGCTGGGAGATATACTCTTGCAG GGTGAAAAGGGAGCTCATGTTCTTGTTGTTCCAGAACTTTCTGACTTCATTTTATCAGCATTGGACAAG GTTGGAAATGTTTCTGTCTCTTGCAAGAAGATTCCATTGCTAGCCCTTGAATATGAACCACCAAG GACCAAGTCCTTAAAATCCGTTGAGGCATCACTGAGACTTGATGCCGTAGCTAGTGCAGGATTCAAAGTTTCACGGACCAAAATGGCCAGTTTGATTAG TAATGGAGATGTTCGTGTCAATTGGACAACTGTGACAAAAAGCAATACTACCATTAAGACCGGAGATATCATATCAGTTAGTGGAGAAGGCAGACTTAAG ATTGGAGAAATAAACTCAACAAGGAAGGGAAAGTTTGCAGTTGAGCTCATTCGGTATTTGTAA